From one Lolium rigidum isolate FL_2022 chromosome 4, APGP_CSIRO_Lrig_0.1, whole genome shotgun sequence genomic stretch:
- the LOC124647488 gene encoding anthranilate O-methyltransferase 3-like: protein MTPVAPLRDRIYVIVAAVQIFWEADTPMPWGDVHLPHELLVAITMEHGLHMAKGERETSYANNSSLQRKALLETAPMLGKAVIEVCMGLSHPTMTVCDLGCSSGENTLFFVSKVIETICCHNRKLRASTNVQLQVFLNDLPGNDFNHVFLSLERFKESVAVGQERETLPPFYIAGLPSSYYERLFPDKSVHFFHSSYSLHWCSQLPEGLEGNPNEGNIYIAENTPPNVVKLYQEQFQNNFLLFLKLRYNELVFGGQMLLIFLGRKNEDAYGGGLNYLFGLLAQSIQFLVEEGLVEKEKLDSFNIPMYGPSVAEVKTVIEQSKLFRINKIKLLEHNWDPYDNSKSDYVDDPPQSGINVAKCLRAVTEPLLGSHFGEFVLDALFDKYAHNIAEHLEREKTKYSIIVLSLKKG from the exons AGCTTTTGGTTGCTATTACGATGGAGCATGGCCTGCATATGGCAAAGGGGGAAAGAGAGACCAGCTATGCCAACAACTCCTCGCTTCAG CGGAAAGCTTTGCTTGAGACTGCGCCGATGCTTGGCAAGGCTGTGATAGAAGTGTGCATGGGTCTCTCCCATCCAACGATGACCGTCTGTGATCTAGGCTGCTCTTCCGGCGAAAACACGCTCTTCTTTGTTTCGAAGGTGATCGAAACGATATGCTGCCATAATCGCAAGCTCCGTGCCAGTACCAACGTCCAGCTCCAGGTTTTCCTCAATGATCTACCAGGAAACGACTTCAATCATGTCTTCCTATCTCTTGAACGGTTCAAGGAGTCGGTTGCAGTGGGTCAAGAGAGAGAAACGCTACCTCCGTTTTATATCGCCGGGTTGCCGAGCTCCTACTACGAGAGGCTTTTCCCTGACAAAAGTGTTCATTTTTTCCACTCGTCGTATTCCCTCCATTGGTGCTCTCAG CTTCCTGAAGGATTAGAGGGCAACCCGAACGAAGGGAACATTTACATTGCAGAGAATACACCACCAAATGTAGTAAAACTGTACCAGGAGCAGTTTCAAAACAACTTCTTGCTTTTCCTGAAACTTCGATACAACGAACTTGTGTTTGGTGGACAAATGTTGCTTATATTTCTTGGAAGGAAAAATGAGGATGCATACGGTGGAGGTCTGAACTATTTGTTTGGGTTACTTGCACAATCTATACAATTCCTGGTTGAAGAG GGTCTCGTGGAGAAGGAAAAGCTCGACTCCTTCAACATACCCATGTACGGGCCATCAGTTGCTGAAGTGAAGACAGTGATCGAGCAAAGCAAACTGTTCCGCATTAACAAGATTAAATTGTTGGAGCACAACTGGGATCCATATGACAACTCAAAGAGCGATTACGTGGACGACCCTCCCCAAAGTGGCATTAACGTCGCCAAGTGCTTGAGAGCAGTGACGGAGCCTCTTCTTGGGAGCCATTTCGGTGAATTTGTGCTTGATGCCCTCTTCGATAAGTACGCGCATAATATTGCTGAACACCTTGAGAGGGAGAAGACGAAGTACTCAATCATAGTCTTATCCCTGAAGAAAGGATAA